One part of the bacterium genome encodes these proteins:
- a CDS encoding metallophosphoesterase, protein MRIAALGDLHVRDTLPQPLRDLFAEVSGRAEVLVLCGDLTDRGLPDEAEALAEALAVCRIPIISVLGNHDYESGQQGALHSILARSGVSVLDGESHEVHGVGFAGVKGFAGGFDDQVLQPWGEEIVKQFVHEAVNESLRLETALTRLRSETGSLRAVALMHYAPIRQTVEGEPLELVPFLGSSRLVDPIDRSGAVAVFHAHAHHGSYAGTTPKGIPVYNVSLPVLRRLTPERPFALIEV, encoded by the coding sequence GTGCGCATCGCCGCCCTGGGTGACCTCCATGTCCGCGACACGTTGCCCCAGCCGCTTCGCGATCTCTTCGCGGAGGTAAGCGGCAGGGCGGAAGTCCTGGTTCTCTGCGGCGACCTCACCGACCGGGGCTTGCCTGACGAAGCCGAGGCGCTGGCCGAGGCCCTCGCCGTCTGCCGCATTCCCATCATTAGCGTCCTTGGCAACCATGACTACGAATCGGGCCAGCAAGGCGCCCTGCACAGTATCCTCGCCCGGAGCGGGGTGTCGGTGTTGGACGGTGAGTCTCATGAGGTGCATGGCGTGGGCTTCGCGGGGGTCAAGGGCTTCGCCGGCGGATTCGACGATCAGGTGCTCCAGCCATGGGGTGAGGAGATCGTCAAGCAATTCGTCCACGAGGCGGTGAACGAATCATTGCGCCTCGAGACAGCCCTCACTCGCCTCCGGTCTGAGACTGGAAGCCTGCGGGCCGTCGCGCTGATGCACTACGCCCCGATTCGACAGACCGTGGAGGGAGAGCCCCTGGAACTGGTGCCATTTCTAGGGTCGTCGCGCTTGGTGGACCCCATCGACCGCTCCGGTGCCGTTGCGGTGTTCCACGCCCATGCGCATCATGGATCTTACGCCGGCACGACCCCTAAAGGCATCCCTGTGTACAATGTCTCGCTCCCCGTGTTACGTCGCCTCACCCCCGAGCGGCCATTCGCCCTCATCGAGGTTTGA